The DNA segment cctctaggctggactattgtaattcattattatcaggttgtcctaaaagttccctgcaaAGCCTTCAGTTagatcaaaatgctgcagctagagtacttacggggactagaaggagagagcatatctcacccatattggcctctcttcattggcttcctgttaattttagaatagaatttaaaattcttcttcttacttataaggttttgaataatcaggtcccttcttatcttagggacctcatagtaccatatcaccccaatagagcgcttcattctcagactgcaggcttacttgtagtcctagggtttgtaaggtagaaatgggaggcagagcctttcagcctttcaggctcctctcctgtgaaaccagctcccaattcggatcagggagaacagacaccctctctacttttaagattaggcttaaaactttccttttgctaaagcttatagttagggctgatcaggtgaccctgaaccatcccttagttatgctgctatagacttagactgctggggggttcccataatgcactgagtgtttctttctctttttgctctgtatgcaccactctgcatttaatcattagtgattgatctctgctcccctccacagcatgtctttttcctggttctctccctcagccccaaccagtcccagcgaagactgcccctcctgagcctggtttctgctggaggttcttcctgttaaaagggagtttttccttcccactgtcgcccaagtgcttgctcacagggggtcgtttgacctttggggtttttacgtaattactgtatggccttgccttacaatataaagtgccttggggcaactgtttgtgtgattattggcgctatataaataaaattgaattgaattggagctcacaccctcaagacagtggagagtgGTGCTGACTTCAGAAAGACTCAGATCCTTGCCAACACCATCCCCTGTGTGACTCCCCCATATTGTCATTGCGGAGTCCTTCtgctacctggggatcaccatcactcaGGACCTTAAGtggggagctgaacatcagctctctcatcaaagagcaaaacagaggatgtactttctgcggcagctgaggaagttcaacttgccaaaaacaatgatatgAACGACACTGTCTCACTGAGTCTATCACTTCacctccatcaccatctggtacgctGCTTTCACCTGCcaagacaggagcagactgcagctatctatccatgcagcagagaagggtGATCGACTGCAAGTCTTCCATCTCACTACAGGACCTGTATGCCtcccagggccctgaggcgagcaaagAGATAGTGGCCGATCCTCCCGCTATAggtcacaaactttttgtcaccctcccctctggcagatggctgaggtccatcaagaCCAAAACCTCAAGCACAAAAATAGCTTCTTCCATCCGCAGCTAAACTTATAATATActgccaagcccccccccccccccccaactccccaCTACCATAAaatacagattggtcatccctgcactgaaaggtactgtacatttgtactccaatcacctgtttttgcacagtcccattcccatatgttatatttatttaacagtgaatatagttttgcctgtttgactcttttacttcttacagaagtgttttttttttttctcttattgtttatgcaccagtaacaccagatcaaatcccttgtatgtgcaaacttatttggcaataaatttaattctgattctgatttagaTAATGTTTCAGAGTTGTGTTGACTGTCAGATTAAATGgcatttttaaattaataaattttttgtttattatttatttattttgtttttataaatggtaaatggtaggggaggtgatggtctagtgcttaagcattgggcttgacaccagaggatcctcggttcaaatcccagcctgaccggaaaatcactgggggcccttgggcaaggtccttaatcccctagttgctcctggtgtgtagtgagtactttgtgtggcagcaccctgacattggggtgaatgtgaggcattattgtaaagcgctttgagtgtctgctgcagatggaaaagcgctatataaatgcggcCCATTTTCTATTTGATTTGATAAAACAAATTATGTGTCAAACCAAGCAGTGAATTTTCTTTGTAGGTATTGTAGAACAAGAACCCAGAACAAGTTTACCCACCGCACAGAACAGTATCATAAGGAGGCCTCACTGCTTTGTGATCTTTCCAGTTTCCAATTCCAGTTTACAGTCTTTCACATCAAATCACTTGACGTAATGCGTGAGATCATCTTTGCATGCTTCCATGCAATAATCTGATTTTACGTTTACTGATACTCATGAAAACAAACCTACAAAAACTGAAACTCTAAACATTTTATGGTGTAGTgggaaaaaaactttttcattgtTACTGTGTGCCACATTATTTAGATGTCTGCATACAGATTACCCAAAGGACCTGCCAAGCATCAGTGTGGTGCTCATCTACCTAAACGAGGCTCTTTCCATCATAAAACGAGCAATACGGAGCATCATAGATCACACTCCAAAGCACCTTCTGAGGGAGATCATACTGGGTGGACGACCACAGCACAACGGTATAAACGGAACCTGCAACCTGTCACACAGTGTCACTGTTAAGGATGATGATGGGACGAACTGATAAAGTCCTCAGTATTCAACGTAATGCTTTACTGCTGCTTAGGTCTTTTAATCAATTAATTTTGTATTTATATGCATCCGTACTCCTTTATTTATAGATTTGACTGTAGACTCGCTTTTCAGATGACCTAGGACAACCATTACAAGCCTACATTGATCAAATTCACAAAGAGATGCCTGGAATCATAAAGAAAGTCAAACACAAGCAGCAAATGGGTTTGTCTCAGTCACGGAACTCAGGGTGGGAACACGCTACTGCTGATGttgtggccattttggatgcccaTATTGAAGCCAAAGTGGGATGGTGAGTATATCAATTTAACTGTTGAACTCAAAGGAATGGAATCCAGCTCGCGATCCTCCACTGTAGTTTCAACGGTGACCCCTACTCCCTGTTCTGTGGTGTAAATAAGTCAAGTTTAAACAGGGCCAccggggggtggggggcaggGAACTGTTGTACATATTTATCTGGTTGTTTGGTGGATGGAGAAAGAAAAACGTGGCTGCCAAGAGAACAAAGAAAATATGATCACTGTCTGGCAGTGAAGatttaaacaaaacaaataattcCTTCTGCACTGTGTAAAGTAGGAAAAACTAGAGCTCTTCGTGGAATTCTATTGTACCTCTATTAATGGTACAATAatgccaggtggagatattgctctatTTGAAAACCTTGAGTACAGACTGCTGTGGGACATCACATCCAACCtgctgcttatagtagtagatacaTTTTTCAATAAAAAGAAATGATAATTAAAAAGGACAGATCTATacattgcaataataataataataacaataacaataacttgCAAAACTAGGCAGCATTCTGGAATgggggttagcactgttgtcttacAGCAGGAAGGTCCTGGGATCTCTTCCCACCTGATCCATTCTGTGTCgagcttgcatgttctctcccCATATTTGCATGGGCATCCTGcaagtgctctggcttcctcccacttccagagacatttaggttaggtgaattggtaccTCCAAATTGACCACAGCTGTGAGTGCGCTTGTCtacttgggtgattcttagactacgggcacttattatgtcctttgatcatattgtatgaaaaacagaaaaaaggggaaatttcacacttttatagttatctttacaatgaaagtgtgttaagaaatttgttctagtagtctatgatgactttttcaccttttttcagcatcaattatatgcaaatattgctgttttgtgcttgtcccacacccagactttttgaatcttcaatgataaaaatgaatggtaaagaaacgttttttttttctactgttttaaaatatctctgaataaatatcagtaaaataatcaaaacataattggggtattcaatgtcatacaactgttgtgatttttttttaaacaaaatgtagttgtcccacactattgccgtaatttccaccacagcactgtaatgtccctttaaacagtttgtatgaaagattgtttgggtagtttctatggagataaacagtgacatcagagcacatgtatatagcgccaaatcacaacaaacagttgccccaaggtgctttatattgtaaggcatttacaaggccaatagcgcctgtagttaaagaatcacccacatgtgGCCCTGCCATAGATTGACGTCCgatccagagtgtaccccacctctcaccctgtgACCACCGCATTCGGCttcagctcccctgtgacccttaattgaaataagcaggcatagaaagtgaatgaatgcaTGAAAACTGCAATACTTCTCTGTGAAACACTGTCACACTTTGGCAGGTGGTTAGAGATCAAGCCTAAGGTTTGGCTTAACATTAGGTTACCCCTCAAGCGACCgaatggggtcatttatgaccctggcttatatttttgtgcactgttttATAATTTTAATCGGAAAAAATTTTCTTACcacgaatttgtcaatctatttgtcttgcatttgttcatagaattttgcaaggatcggccaaTCCAAATTTGTGTGGGGTCACTTATGACACCctggaagatctatgagattttcaacattatagcttcagatggttttGTAATTTACCAACTCTAATCAGTGTATTTTACTGCTTTGCAAGAAAGCACggacaacagacctagaatagcaaaatTTACAGCTGCGCAAGCATTGAGatggattcttgatgcccagagtgaggatgaaaaggatgattgacaaatatattagagagtgaaataaatatgaggaACCTTAAAACAATCTTTAAAGTTGATGCATCAGTTAAACACAAAATCCCAATTATTTCTGCTTTCAGATATACTGTAGCAGcgaaattatactcaacaaaaatataaatgcaacacttttggttttgctcccattttgtatgagatgaactcaaagatctaaaactttttccacagacgcaatatcaccatttccctcaaatattgttcacaaaccagtctaaatctgtgatagtgagcacttctcctttgctgagataatccatcccacctcacaggtgtgccataccaagatgctgattagacaccatgattagtgcacaggtgtgccttagactgcccacaataaaaggccactctgaaaggtgcaggttttatcacacagcacaatgccacagatgtcgcaagatttgagggagcgtgcaattggcatgctggacagcaggaatgtcaaccagagctgttgctcgtgtattgatgttcatttctctaccataagccgtctccaaaggcgtttcagagaatttggcagtacatccaaccagcctcacaaccacagaccacgtgtaaccacaccagcccaggacctccacatccagcatgttcacctccaagatcatctgagacagccactcggacagctgctgaaacaatcggttgcctaaccaaagaatttcctgcacaaactgtcagaaccatctcagggaagctcatctgcatgctcgtcgtcctcatcggggtctcgactgaCTCCAGTTTCGTCGTCAtaacgacttgagtgggcaaatgctcacattcgctggcgtttggcacgttggagaggtgttctcttcacggatgaatcccggttcacactgtccagggcagatggcagacagcgcgtGGCGTCgtggtgggtgagcggttttctgattgtcaatgttgtggatcaagtggcccatggtggcggtggggttatggtatgggcaggcgtctgttatggacgaagaaacacaggtgcattttattgatggtattttgaatgcacagagatacgtgacgagatcctgaggcccattgttgtgccatcccaagaacatcacctcatgttgcagcaggatactgcacggccccatgttgcaaggatctgtacacaattcttggaagctgaaatgtcccagttcttgcatggccggcatactcagggacattgtcacccattgagcatgtttgggatgctctggaccggcgtatacgacagcgtgtaccagttcctgccaatatccagcaacttcgcacagccattgaagaggagtggaccaacattccacaggccacaattgacaacctgatcaactctatgcgaaggagatgtgctgcactgcatgaggcaaatggtggtcacaccagatactgactggtctcccccccccccccccaataaaacaaaagtgcacctttcagagtggccttttattgtgggtagtctaaggcacacctgtgcactaatcagcatcttggtatggcacacctgtgaggtgggatggattatctcagcaaaggagacgtgttcattatcacagatttagactggtttgtgaacaatatttgcgggaaatggtgataatgtgtatgtggaaaaagttttagatctttgagttcatctcatacaaaatgggagcaaaacaaaagtgttgcatttatatttttgttgggtgTATTTTCCCTTCATGCATAGACCAGCCACACTgcagaaatactggtgagtcatggACTAGGTGTAGCTCGTTACTTCATGCCTGTTTGTTCTTTAGGGCGGAACCCTTGCTGGCCAGGATCAAAGCTGACAGAACAGTTGTGGTTTCTCCTGTGTTTGATAAAGTTcattttgatgacctgcacgttgAAAAGTACGTGGCAGCTGCTCACGGCTTTGACTGGCCTTTGTGGTGCATGTACGAGTCCAACGAACCCGGGTGGCTGCACAAGAAGGACGAGTCGCAACCTGGAAAGTACGTAAAATCATCTGATAGTTTGAGAGGTGTTTTGCTGTTTGTTCCTTTACTCTTCGTGGGTCCTTCGGttaatttccaccaaacttagTGCTTAATATATTTATTGAACTTTacacaatataaaaatacaaacaacaaaaaaacacacaccctaAAAGGAAGAACATGTAGGTTTACCCTGTCACTTTAAAGGCACGTATGCATATTGTAAACAAGAAAGAGAAACAACATAAGAAATAAATACTCATAACCAACCAAAAtcattcaaacaaacaaaaatgtcatTAAACAAAAACTACGTACTCCCAAACCTGTGTCGATggttggtcaaaaaaaaaaaaaaaaatcaggaaaggcTTCCAGACTTTATCAAATCTGATTTCCactaaacataatatgtggatgacagtcaatcacaaattcactcttaaagggtttgttttgacaAGGGTGAGGGTCATTAGGGTCAAAAGTTAACATTCTGAGTTTTCACTCCAGTGCCCACCAGACTTGACAGACATATGgacgtgggttctggaattgcccagcaaggtcaaatttatcAAAGGTCAATCATACCCATCCTTTCACTTTTTTCCTACCAAATTTGGTATGCCACTGAAGGTTGACCCCAAAAATATCTTTTAAAGAACCCTTGTCAGCATAGGTCATGGGATTGGATTTTTCAACTCACTCTGTACCAAACATTTaattgtgtggggtttttttaaaTCTCAAACTATGATCACTGATTACTTTTGTGAGCATAATCATTTACCATGTAGAGTAAACGGAGAAGTATGACAGTAGGTTATTGTCACCTGGAAACATcagtggaaactgttttctttgttttctttgttgtttttttgtgggaCAGGAGTCCTTCAGTCATGGGGATCTTTGCAGCAGACAGACTCTTTATTGGAGAAATCGGTGGACTTGATGGTGGAATGAAAATTTATGGAGGAGAAAATGTTGAACTTGGAATTCGTGTGAGTAATAGTATGATACATGGTGCTAAATGAACATCAGTAATAATAGGATATGGGTTGCCGTGAGCCATGTCACTTCCGGCAAAGTGGCCAGTCCAAaagcgagaattcgtacttccacgGCTGGCCGACCTATGAAACTAAGGTCGGGCtgcattgattgattgaaatcagctggttttgttttttctctaacttgcttctaacagccagctgatagctttcactgcctggaacgatgagatttatacaccaagctgacatgAAATGaagcattgtacattaaattgactttattgacgagtctgacccctttgaaaagtgaccaaattacatgtatttgtattgagctctgcgatgttttcatcggccaaaaatggacaccagagggcgctcggtgtAAAGTCCGAGGCAACCAACAGGGTGCGGACTGAACATCAGTAAGAATACGATACACGGCGCTAACTGAACGTCAGTAAGAATACGATACACGGCGCTAACTGAACGTCAGTAACAATACGATGCACGGCGCTAACTGAACGTCAGTAACAATACGATACACGGCGCTAACTGAACGTCAGTAAGAATATGATACATGGCGTGAACTTCTCATCCATTTCTGTTGATGTTTCATGTTGTCTGTTTGGCCTTTTGCCTGATCAGGTGTGGCTGTGCGGTGGCAGCGTGGAGGTCGTGCCGTGCTCCAGAATAGCTCACATTGAGAGGGCCCACAAACCATATGCACCTGATCTTAGACACGTCATGAAGAGAAATGCCTTGAGGGTTGCAGATGTCTGGTTtgatgagtataagagaaatgtgATGATTGCCTGGAATCTTCCTCTTCAGGTAATGTTTAGTTCCACATAGTATTTGGGTTCACTTTGCAGTTCTCTCATCTATGGGgaagtgtgtgtggtgtgtgtgtgtgtgttgtgtgtgtgtgtgtgtgtgtgtgtgtgtgtgtgtgtgtgtgtgtgtgtgtgtgtgtgtgtgtgtgtgtgtgtgtgtgtgtgtgtgtgtgcgcgtttcCGGGGTTTGAGCTTCATACACGCTTCGCCATTTAAAGTAGACCTTATATTTGCATGTGAATTATGAAGCCTTGCTTGGTGCACTTTGATGTCTCTGGAGAGCAGCAGGTTCTGTATCTCAGAGGGACTGGAGTTGGGCTGGTAATATCTAGACATATATCTAAATTTGGCACTTTTAGACAAAACCGAACAAATATGATATTTTTGATGACACCACTGGACTCACGTCTATCATTAAAGCCGGTGTTTTCCAGAATGAGCTGCTCAGCAGACACACTTTgacattttatatgtatttgatgTTCTCGTACCTTTTTCTGTATGACAACAGAATCATGGGATTGATATCGGTGACGTGTCGGAGAGGAAAAAGCTACGAGAAAGGCTGAAATGTAAGCCTTTCAAATGGTACATGGAGAACGTGTATACGAGTCTGGAAACGTGGGATAACCTCTTAGGATATGGTACGGTAAGTGTCACTTTAACTGAGAGAATAAACTCATGCTCAGCAGCTTCAAGAACTGATAATTAATGTGTGATATGAAAATACAGGCTGGAGTTAAACATGGTGAGCCAGAAAGCATTCCAGAGACTGAATCCTTTAATGTTCCACTCTTCTTTCCAGCTGCGGAGCGGCATTTTTAGTTTTTACTGCGTGGATGAGGGCCCTGTTCCCGGAAACATTCTCATTCTGTTTCATTGCCACGGTTATGGATCACAGGTCTGCAGTCTGTGTGCACATGGAAGACAAGTACAGAGAGAAAAACTGCAATTTGTACAACGATATCTGATCATATTTTATCTTTAATTATCGTGTTCATCAGCACTGCTACTACAACACAGATGGCCAGATCATCATCGGAGAAATTAAATCTCACAAATATAACAGTAACCGCTGCCTCGTTGATCCCGGCACCGGCAGCATTCCGACTCTGCACAGCTGTCAGCTGGCAAAGCAAAACCGGTTACATGTGGAATGGGACTTCAAACAGGTAAGATTGCTTCTGCTTGTTTCGAAGATCTTCTCCACCGTTAACTCAaggaacataaataaaaaacaaaaattctacaGAAAATGTAATCTAAACTGCTGAAAAGGGTCTCCTGCCAACCAGTTTTGTAGCTGCACTCAGTGTTTTTGTGATTAAAGCACAGCTCTTCATCCCTGTTCCTGGAGATCACCCACCTTCCATGTTTTCCATGTGTATCTGCTGCAAGCACAGCTGATTGGTCAGATCTGGTGTTTTCTGTGTCTGGATTGACTGAGGACACCTGACTTAGTTCATTAGCTGTGGGTGGAAAACAGGCagagcaggtgatctccaggagcagggttagtgaccCCTGGCTGGGCGATGTGTCCacgagtgcatccagaaagtattcacagcacttctctTTTTCCACACTGTTTgttacccttattccaaaatagattaatttcatttttcccctcaaaattctaatcacaacaccccgtaatgacaacataaaggtgttttttttttttttttttttttttttgcaaaaaatgaagaagtcacatatacataagtattcacaccttttcttCAATACttctttgatgcacctttggcagcaattaaggcctcaattcttcttgaatatgatggcacaagcttggtacacctatctttgggcacttttgtccattcctccttgcagcacctctcaagcctcatcaggttggatggggagctggCTGCGTGAATGGccccatattttctaagtgccctgtgaGTGTTCTTTatggagcaacacaaatggcatgtgagagtgtggtgtgcccccccccacaacacagatGGCGTGTGAGTCTGTCGTTCAACACCCCATGAGCCTATAGTCAAGGTTGCGAAGGCTCAATCGGTGGGTGCAGTGCAGTCCATATTGATTGACATGATCACATGCGCACACACCCACTACAGTTATGCGTTTGTCAGGGGACCATGGTTGACATGCAGTtacgtcatgggttggatgtcattcgaaatcaaacagggagggagctgaccaccGCCCATGGCCAGTGCTGTGGTCCTGCAGCTTGCATCGCTCCACATTGCAGCCACCGCGTCAACACAACGCAAAGCTGGGCAACACATATTGTGACATGTGCTCCAATCACCCATGTGTAAGGCACGATGCTGCACGCGTGTCTGAAAACGACGAcatgggaaaaaataaaaacaaactggatcaCCCCAACCACGTTTCAGCGCCAAACACCGATGGGTatgcagtcaaagctgcacctgACCGATGCATCATCGCTACACACAGCTGGTGAACActtatcgtgccatgcagaa comes from the Thalassophryne amazonica chromosome 8, fThaAma1.1, whole genome shotgun sequence genome and includes:
- the LOC117514965 gene encoding probable polypeptide N-acetylgalactosaminyltransferase 8 → MKTHLRRAAVTGGFLFFIYIIIYMNLSVKPEKAAKDRISEEAVLRKLDRIEESLNKLETLIAVSPNECVANVEPSEAPKQQKVTVPKLYPQSVLFTQWGDDLSEDEQKEAEALFREYGYNVFLSNRLPLDRKLSDTRETRCLHTDYPKDLPSISVVLIYLNEALSIIKRAIRSIIDHTPKHLLREIILGGRPQHNDDLGQPLQAYIDQIHKEMPGIIKKVKHKQQMGLSQSRNSGWEHATADVVAILDAHIEAKVGWAEPLLARIKADRTVVVSPVFDKVHFDDLHVEKYVAAAHGFDWPLWCMYESNEPGWLHKKDESQPGKSPSVMGIFAADRLFIGEIGGLDGGMKIYGGENVELGIRVWLCGGSVEVVPCSRIAHIERAHKPYAPDLRHVMKRNALRVADVWFDEYKRNVMIAWNLPLQNHGIDIGDVSERKKLRERLKCKPFKWYMENVYTSLETWDNLLGYGTLRSGIFSFYCVDEGPVPGNILILFHCHGYGSQHCYYNTDGQIIIGEIKSHKYNSNRCLVDPGTGSIPTLHSCQLAKQNRLHVEWDFKQGQQIRNRVTKDVLEISQGKYAYYELIIQRCTGQQWTIQHIITSF